Within the Candidatus Eisenbacteria bacterium genome, the region GTACCTGGGCGTCACCGGCTTCCCGGTCGTCGCCGAGGTGGTCGGGGGGCTGGACGTGCTCGGCCGGCTGAACGGCGAGCACGGCAACGCGCCCATCGCGGGCGATTCGCTGTCGATCGCCGGCGGGGCATGGCTCGAACGCGCCTTTCCGCGCCTCGACCGCATCCGCACGGCCCGCATCGTGAAGTCGTGGGGAGGCGGACGGCGGCGGGTCGCCGGGGCGAAGCGGTGAAGCTCGTCTCACGTTACGCCGGGCCGCTGCACGCGCTCGCGATCCTGTGGCTGCTGCTGTCGCGTCAGCTGCTGTCGCGATCGCCCGGGGTGATCGCCGTGCAGGTGGCGGCGGTCGCGCTGTCGGTCTGGGCGCGGGCCGCGTTTCCGCCGGGACAGTTCAGCGTCCATCCCGAACCGAAGCAGCCGCGGCTCATCGAGGCGGGCCCCTACCGCTGGCTGCGGCACCCGATGTACACCGCCGCGCAGGCGCTCGTCTGGTCGGGCGCGCTCCAGCACCGCACGGTCGTCAATCTCGCGATCGCCGCCGCCCTGCTCGCCGCCGTGATCGTGCGCATCGCCGACGAGGAGAAGCTGCTGCGGGAGCGGATCCCCGGCTACGCCGACTACGCGCTCCGCACGAAGCGCTTCGTGCCGTTCGTGTTCTAGCGGACATTCAGCGATTCGGCAGCAGGGGCTCGACGGCGGCCCGCTTGCTCGGCTTCCTGCCTCGCCGCGCTGCATCCACTCGGACTCTCGCCATCCATGGCTTCGCCCTCGCCGGACGCACCGTCGTCGAGCCCCTGCTGCCGAATCGCTGAAACCGATTCAGACCGGCATCTTCACCGCGCGCGAGCCGAGCAGCAGGGCGGCGCCGATCGAGAAGGGGATCGCGCCGACGGCCCAGACGTTGTCGTTGCCGGCGACCTGGCCGAGCAGCAGCGCGAGCGCGAGCCCGAAGAACGCGAACACCAGCCCGGCGATGATGAGGCGCTGGCGGCGGCGCGCGACGAGGATGCGCTCGTCGCCGGCGCCGTTGCCGAACGCGAGGGCCAGCGCGTGCTCGGAGACCGCCGGCAGCTTGCCGGGCTCGACGCCGCGTTCGATCATCGCGATGCGTTCGCGCTGCACCAGCTCGACCAGCCGCTGGCGCTGGTAGCTGCGAAAGATGCCCGACACGATTCCACCGAGGATGGCCGTGCCGCCGAGGATGATTCCGCCCCCCACGACGAGCGCACCGACGTCTTCTCCGCCCATGGTCTTCCCCCTTGTGAGTGGTTCCGGCGCGGCGGGGGCCGCGGCCGTTCGATCCGTTTCGCCTGCTTGGACGGCGGCCGGGCGGCCGCGGTTTCAGCCCGGGCGGCCGGAGCCGGGCGCCGGCGGCGAGGTCGGTCCGCGCCGCGCCGGCAGGAACGCCGAAACCCCGGCCGCCCGGCCGCCGTCCAAGAGGCGTGATGGCCATCACGACCACGCTCGAGCAGGCCGCCGCCGCGGCTCCGGCCGCTGAGGATCCGGTGCCCGCTCCCGACGCCGGGGAACACGCGCTGATCGCGCGCGCCCGCGCGGGCGAGTCGGCGGCATTCCGCGAGCTCGTCGAGCGGCACCAGGGCCGCGCGCTCGCGCTCGCGCGGCGTCTGCTGCGCGACGAGGCGGAGGCCGAGGAGTGCGCGCAGGACGCCTTCCTGCGCGCCTGGTCGGCGCTGCCCGGCTTCCGCGCCGAGTCGAGCTTCGGCACCTGGCTGCACCGCATCGTCCATCGCCGCGCGCTCGACCGGCTCGACTCGCTGCGCACACGCCGCCGCCACGAGTCGGCGGCTCCCTCGTGGCCCGAGGAAGGCGCGCGGCCCGCGGCCACGGGGGCCGCCTCGGACGAGCGCGTGCGCCGGCTGGTGGACGCGCTGCCGCACACGCAGCGCGCGGCGGTCACGCTCTTCTATTTCGAGGACCGCTCCGTGCGGGAGGCGGCGCGGGTGCTCGGCATGCACGAGAACACGGTGAAGACGCACCTGCACCGGGCGCGCGCCTCATTGCGCGCCGCCTGGGCGCGCGAAGAGGAGAAATCGCGATGAACTGCGGAACGTTCCTGCTGGCGCTCGAGGCCGGCGACGCCGCGTCGCTGAGCCGCGAGGCGCTCGCGCACGCGGAAGGCTGCACGCTGTGCGGCCGCGCGCTCGCCGAAGCGCGCGACCTCGAGCGCGCGCTCGCGTCGCATCTGTCCGCCGCGGACGAGACCGTGCCCGCGGGTTTCACCGACCGGCTCATGACGCGGGTCGAACGCATGCCGCAGGTCCGCCTCGCGCCCTCGGACGTCGCGCGCGCCAGCCTCGCGGCGCTCGCGACGCCGCCCATCGCCGCGTCGCTGGCGGCCGGCGTGGCGCTGCTCGGCTTCGCCGCCGCGAACGATTTCGATCCGGTCCGCATCGGCGCGGCCACCGGCGGGGCCCTCGCGCCGCTCGCCCGCGTCGCCGACGCCGTCGCCCGGCCGCTGACCGCCACCGGGCTTTCCGGCGTGATCGCCGACGCCGGGCTCGTCGCCGGCCTGCTGCCGCTCGCCGCGGCGCTGCTCGCCGCCGCCTGGTGGCTGGGCCGGCTGATCGGCGAGAAGAGCCCGCGGGCGCTGTAGTTCGGGCCGGGGCCCCCGCGGCACCGCGCCAGACGTTTCCTGACACGGCGTGCCGCGCGGCCGGGCATAATCGCCGCCCATGTCCGCGCCCAACCGACTCGCGCTCGAGAAGAGCCCCTACCTGCTGCAGCACGCCCACAACCCCGTGGACTGGTACCCGTGGGGCGAGGAGGCGTTCGCGCGCGCGCGCGCCGAGGACAGGCCCATCTTCCTTTCGATCGGTTACGCGACCTGCCACTGGTGCCACGTCATGGAGCGCGAGTCGTTCGAGGACCCGGAAGTCGCCGCCGCGCTGAACGCGCACTTCGTGTGCATCAAGGTGGACCGCGAAGAGCGGCCCGACGTGGATCGCGTCTACATGACCGCGATGCAGGCGGCCGGCATGGGCGGCGGCTGGCCGCTCAACGTGTTCCTGACCCCGCAGCTCGAGCCGTTCTACGGCGGCACCTACTTTCCTCCGCGCGCCGTGGACTCGCGCCCGGGCATGCTTGAGCTGCTGCCGCGCGTGCACGAAGCATGGACGAACGAGCGCGCGGCGCTGGTCCAGCAGGGTTCCCGCGTGCTCGCCGCGGTGGAATCGCTGGCGCGGGCCGGGGGCGAAGCGGCCGCGTACGACGAGCTGGCGCGCCAGTGCGCGGCCGCGCTCGAGCGTTCGTTCGACAAGGCGAACGGCGGCTTCGGCGGGCGGCCCAAGTTTCCCTCGACCGTGAACCTGGCGTTCCTGCTGCGCTGGTGGGCACGCGCGCCGCACGAGCGCGGCAACGCGCTCGACATGGTGCGCGCGCAGCTCGACGCGATGCGGGCGGGCGGCCTGCACGACCACCTGGGCGGCGGCTTTCACCGCTACTCGGTGGACGAACGCTGGCTCGTGCCGCACTTCGAGAAGATGCTCTACGACCAGGCGCTGATCGCCGACGCGTACCTCGACGCGTTCCACGCCTGCGGCGAAACCGCCTACGCCGACACCGCCCGCGGCGTGTTCCGCTACCTGGCGCGCGACCTGACCGGACCCGGGGGCGAGTTCCACTCGGCCGAGGACGCCGACTCCGAAGGCGAGGAGGGCCGCTTCTACGTGTGGACGCCGGCGCAGCTCGCCGGCGTGCTCGGAGGCGAGGAGGCGAGGCTTTTCGCGCTGCGCTACGGCGTGACGCCGCAGGGCAACTTCGAGCACGGCGCGAGCGTCCTGCACGAAGCGCACGCGCTCGACGAGCTCGCGCGCCGGCTCGGCACGGACGCGGCCGGGCTGGGCGCGCGCCTGGCCAGGGCGCGCGCGGCGCTGCTGTCCGCCCGCGAACTCCGGCCGCGGCCGCTGCGCGACGACAAGGTCGTCACCGCCTGGAACGGCCTCGCCATCGCGTCGTGCGCGCGCGGGGCGCGCGTGCTGGGCGAGCCCGCGCTGGCGAAGGCCGCCGCGCGCGCCGCGACGTTCGTCTGGGAGCGGCTGCGCGATCCGGCGGGTGGCGCGCTGCGCCGGCGCTGGCGCGAGGGCGAAGCGGCGGGCGAGGGCCAGCTCGACGACTACGCCTTCCTCGCGCGCGGCATGCTCGAGCTGTACCGCGCGACCTTCGAGCCGCTGTGGCTCGAGCGGGCGGTCGCGCTCACCGAAGCGCAGATCGAGCGTTTCTGGGACGAGCACGACGGCGCGTTCTTCGAAAGCCCCGCGGGCGACGCTTCGGTGCGCGTGCGCATGAAGGACGGCTTCGACGGCGCCGAGATGGCCGGCAACTCGGTCGCCGCCGGGAACCTCGTGCGTCTCTCGGCGCTCGGCGAGCGGCGGGACTGGCGCCTTAAGTCGCGCCGCCTTCTCGACTACTATTCCCGGCGCCTTTCCGGGAACGCCTGGGCGATGCCGCAAATGCTCGTCGCGATGGACCTGGCCGCGCACCCGTCGCGCCACGTCGTCGTCGCCGGCGAGCCGTCGCCCGGGCGGGACGCGCTGCTGGCGGCGGCGCGCGCGCGCTTCCGGCCCTTCGACGACCTGCTGGTGGTGGACGACGCCTCGCGAGAACGCCTTTCGCGCCTCGCGCCGTTCGCCGCGACGCTCGCGCCGAAGGACGGGCGCGCGACCGGCTACGTGTGCGTGGACCGGGCGTGCCGGCTGCCGGTGACGGAGCCGGAGGCGTTCGCAGCTCAACTCGACGAGGTCGCGCCCGCGGGCGCCTGAGAGAGGGGAATGCAAGCGATGAAGCGACTCCTGTGGGCGCTGCTGGCGGTGGCGCTCGGCCTCGCGCCGCTGGCGCACGCGCAGCAGGCGCCGGCGCCGGCCGGCGGCGGCGATGCCGGCGCGCAGGCCGGGGGCGAGGAGCCCGGCGACTCCGGGCCCGCGATTCCGGCCGCGGGCACGCTGGTGCGGGCGAGCGCGACCCCGGTCACGCTCGGGCCCGGCGGCACCGCGACGACGACCGTGACGCTCACCGTGCTGCCCGGCTGGCACATCAACGCCAACCCGCCGGCGCTCGACTACAACATTCCGACCAGGGTGTTCGTACGCGCCGGCTTCGGCGTCTCCGCCGGATCTCCGACGTACCCGGCGCCGAAGAAGGCGAAGTTCGCCTTCGAGGACTCCGAGCTGTGGGTCTGGGACGGCGAGACGAAGGTCACGATCCCGCTCACCGCTTCCGCCGCGCCCGGCAACGGCGTTCACCTCCTGAGCGGTCGCGTCTCGTACCAGGGCTGTAACGATCAGGTGTGCCTGGCGCCCGCGAACGTGCCGTTCACGGTCGCGGTCACGGTGACGGGTGGCGCCGACGGCGCCTTCGACAGCACCGGCCGCCCGCTCGACCGGCCGGCCGGCTCCGACAGCGCCGCCGCGGGCGCGGCGCCCGCGCCGCAGGCCGGCACGGGCTTTTTCACCGAGCGCCCCGCGGGCGCGGGTGCCGCCACCGCACCCGCCGGCGGAGCGGTGCAGAAGCGGCTCAGCGACGCGCTCGCCGGCGGCGGGCTCGCCTGGTTCCTCGCGCTGTTCGTGGGCGGGTTGCTGCTCAACCTGACGCCGTGCGTTTTCCCGATGCTCGGCATCACGGTCTCGATCTTCGGCGCGCGGCGCAAGGAGGCGCTGCCCAAGGTCCTGCGCAACGCGGTCGTCTACGTGCTGGGCATCTGCGTCACCTATTCGGCGCTCGGCGCCGTCGCCGCCGCGACCGGCGGGCTGTTCGGCGCGGCGCTGCAGAACACCTGGGTGCTGGTGGGCCTCGGCCTCGTGCTGGTCGCGCTCTCGCTCTCGATGTTCGGCTTCTACGAGATGTCGCCGCCGACCTGGGTGCTCGACCGTGCGGGCGGCGCGAACACCTCGACGCTCGCCGGCCTGTTCCTCTCGGGGCTGCTCGTCGGCATCGTCGCCGCGCCCTGCGTCGGGCCCTTCGTGGTCGCGCTGCTCGCGATCCTCGCGCAGCGCGCCGATGTCGGCTTCGGGCTCGGCTCGATGTTCACGCTCTCGCTCGGCCTCGGGTTCCCGTACCTGTTCCTCGCCACGTTCTCGGGCTCGCTCCAGAGCCTGCCGCGCGCCGGCGAGTGGATGGAGTGGGTGAAGAAGCTGTTCGGCGTCGTGCTCGCGACGCTGGGCCTCAATTACGTGCTGCTCGGGCTGGCGCCGAAGCTGGCGCCCTACCTGCTGCCGGCCGCGCTGGTGCTGGGCGGGCTCTACCTGGGGTTCATGGAGAAGAGCGCGAACGTCCGCAGGGGCTTCCGGCTCCTGAAGAACGTGTGCGGCGGGCTCGCCGTGCTCGCGGGCGTGTGGCTCACGCTGCAGGTGACGACCGCCGCCTCACGCTCGATCCCGTTCCGGCCCTACGACGAGCAGGCCGTGCAGGCGAGCCTCGCGGGCGGACGACGCGTGCTGCTCGACTTCTCGGCCGACTGGTGCGTGCCGTGCCACGAGCTCGAGCTGCAGACATTCCCGGACCCGAACGTGGTCGCCGCCGCGCGTCCGTTCGACGCCTACAAGGTGGACCTCACGAACGACGACTCGCCCGAGACGATCGCCTTCCGCAAGCGCTACGCGGTGCGCGGCGTGCCGACGATCGTCTTTCTCGCGCCCGACGGCTCCGAGGTGGGCGACACGCGCGTCGAGGGGTTCGTGAACGCGCCCGAGTTCGTGAAGCGGCTGCGGGCCGCGGGCGGCGGCGCGAAGGACTGACGGCCGGCGCAAGACATCGCGGGCCGCCTCGATCGAGGCGGCCCGCGATGTCGGCCTTTGGCGAGGTGTCGCGGCGCCGCTACCGCAGCTTGAAGTGCCAGCCGGCGAGGACCTTGAAGTCCGGGCCGTCGCCCAGGCCGATCTTGCCCTCGACGAAGAAGCGGCTGCCCCGCTGCGTGGGCACGTCGGCGCCGAAGACGATCGTGCCCTCGGCGACGGTGTCGCTGCTGTCGCCGATGGGCCCCGGAGCGTCCCAGCTCACGAAGTGGACCGCGATGCCGCCGCCCGCGTAGGGCTGCCAGCTCATGCCCGAGACGGCGATGCGGTAGTGGAAGTCGCCGTTCAGCGACACGATCGTCATGTCGTCGCCGATGCCGAGGTCCACGCCCGGCACGAAGTCGAGCTGCGGGGCGACGTCGCCCATCTGCAGCTGGCCGCCGAAGACGACCTGGCTCGGGTCGGTCGAGAAGCCGATGTGGGGGCCGAAGGTCTGGAACGGGTTCGCCCACGCGGCGGCCGGCACGAGCGCGGCGACGGCGAGGGTGAGGACGAGCTTGCGGATCATGTCGAGTCCTTTCGTTGTGGAGGGAGCGGCGCGCCGGGCACAAGTAGCACGGCGGGCGCGCGGGACGCAATGCCCGCCGGCTCCGGCGGGGCCGCGCCCGGACGAGCCGGCGCGGCGCCCGTGCGGTTCCGGTTTCGGCGGGCCCGCGCGCTCCGTTAGACTTCCCGCCCGTTCGCCTCCTGTCCGCGACCTGTCAGAGGGAGTCCCGATGCCCCGATCCTTCGCGCCGCGTGCCGCCGCTGCGTCCGCCGCGCTCGTGGTCGCCATCGCGACCGGGCCGTTCGCACCGGCCGCCCGCGCCGAGATCAGCCCCGAGGCGGCGCGGGTCGTCGCGCGCTACCTCGAGGTCACGGGCGGGGCCGCCGCCGCGGCGGCCGAGCAGACCACCTACACGCACGCACGCGTGCAGGCCTTCGGCTTCACGGGCTTCGTCGAGACCTGGTCGGCGCGGCCCGACCGGCACTTCAGCCGCACCGAGCTCGGGCCGTTCAAGCTCTCGGAGGGCAGCGAAGGCGGAGCGAGCTGGCGCACCGACCCGACGACCGGCCGGGTCGTCAGCCTCGCCGATCGCGACCTGCTCGAATCGCGCGTCGCGACCTGGTTCGAGCTCGAGCGCTGGAGCGAACCGGACCAGGGCGGCGGCCGGGTGAGCGTCGCGGGCCGCGAGCGCGACACCCTCGGCGCCTGCACGGTGCTGGCGATCGAGGCGCCCGGCGCGGCCGAGCTCAAGCCGCGCAAGCTGTGGTTCTCGGATTCGACCGGACTGCTCGTGCGCATGGAGGCGCCGCACGACCAGTCGTGGGTCACCACCGACTTCGCCGACTGGCGGCGCGCCGCCGGCCGGCTGCGGCCGTTCGTCAGCGTCACGGGTGTCTCGAGCATGCCGGCCAACCGCATGCGCGCTGTCGTGGACTCGGTCACCACGAACGTGAGCGTCGCCGGCGTCGCCTTCGCGCTGCCCGACTCGGGAGGCGGCAACGCGATCACCTGGCTCGGCAAGCCGGGCCGCGCGACGCTGCCGTTCGACTACACGGCGCGTCACGTGTGGCTCAGGGCCTCGATCAACGGCGGGCCCGAGCAGGACTTCCTGTTCGACACCGGCGCCAGCGTGACGGTGCTCGACAGCACGTTCGCGGCGACGCACGGCATCGCGACCGAGGGCCGCATGCAGGCGGCGGGCGCGGGGGCCTCGGGCAGCGCCGCGTTCGCGAAGATCGCCTCGCTCGCCGTGCGCGGCCCCGACGGCGACGGCGTCGAGCTGCACGACCTGCGCGTCGCGGTGCTGTCGGTGAACCCGATGTTCGCGCCCTACTTCTGGCGCGACATCGCCGGGATCGTCGGCTACGACTTCATCAGCCGCTTCGTGGTGACGCTGGACTACGACCGCGACGTGCTGGTGCTGAACGACCCGAAGACGTTCCACTTCGCCGGCAGCGAGGCGCCGCTGCCGATGGTGATGAACGGCGTCGTGCCGGCGCTGCGCGGCACGCTCGACGGCCGGTACGAGGGCCTGTTCCGGCTCGACGTCGGCAGCAGCTCGACCGTGGACCTGCACTCGCCGTTCGCGAAGAAGCACGGGCTCGAGAAGCGCCTGCGCGACGCGCGCACCGTGACCGGCGCCGGCTTCGGCGGGCATTTCACCAGCTCGCTCGGCCGCGCCCGCGAGATGGCGTTCGGCCCCTACCACTGGGCCGATCCGATGGTCTCGATCTCGCACGCCACCGAGGGCGCGTTCGCGAGCGAGGAGTTCGCGGGCAACGTCGGCAACCGCATCCTCGAGCGCTTCCGCGTGACGCTCGACTACGACGGCCGGCGCGTGTGGCTCGAGCCCGGCGCGCGCTACCGCGAGCGCGACTCGTTCACGCGCGCCGGGGTGCTGCTGGTGCGCGACGGCGGCCGCGTGCTGGCGCGCTCGGTGCTGGCCGGCTCGCCGGCGGCGAGGGCCGGCCTGCGCGAGGGCGACGAGGTGACGGCGGTGGACGGCCGCGCGATGGACGACTGGAAGCTGCGCGACCTCGAGAACCTGTTCGAGCGCGGCGAGAACGGCCGCAAGGTCACGCTGGCGGTCCGGCGCGACGGCGGGACCGAGGCGCTGACCCTGACGCTGCGCGAGATGCTGAGGTGAGCGACGACCGCCCGCGCCCCCGCGCGGGCCGCCGGCTCGCGCTCGCCGGACTCGTGGCGCTGCTCGCGCTCGGCGGCTGCGGCAAGGGGAAGTACGTCGGCCTGATGCCGGCCAACCAGCGCCCCGAGTTGGAACTGACGCAGGTTCCCGCCTCGACGACCCAGCCGTACTTCTACGCCTACGAGATCCGCTGGGCGGGCTTCGACGCCGACGGCGTCGTGGACCACTACCTTTACTGTGTGGACCCGCCGACGACGGCGGGGACCGACACGCCCTGGGTCTCGACCACCGCGAACCGGCAGACGTTCGTGTTCCGCGCCGACCAGGTGGATTCGGCGACCGCGCGCACCGGGCACGCCTACCACACCTTCGTCATGAAGGCCGTGGACAACGGCGGACTCGCCTCGCTGCCCGAGCACCGCTCGTTCAACGCCTTCACGATCACCCCGACGATCAAGATCCAGACGCCGATCCTCAACCACCTGTTCACGCCGACCTTCGGTTCCTCGTTCCGCGTGACCTGGAAGGGCGAGGACCCCGACGGACGGACCAGCCACGCGCCGGTCCGGTACAAGTACAAGGTCTTCGAGGACGGCGGCGAGATCACGCTGCTCAACGTCCTGCTCGAGCCCGACACGCTGCGGCGCCGCTACGGGCCCGCGTTCGCGACCTGGGACTCGGTCGGCGGCGACACCACCGATCTCACGCTGCGCGACCTGACCCCCGGGCTCAAGCTCGCCGTGTTCGTGGCGTTCGACGAGGCGGGCGCCTTCTCGCCGGTCTTCAGCCTCGACGACAACATGCTGCTCTTCAACGTCTCGTACTCGAACGCCCTCGGGCCGGCGTTGACGTTGTGGAACGAGTTCCTCTACTACAAGTTCACCACGCCGATCTTCTCGATCGATCCGGCGACCTACATCGGCGCCGAGTTCCCGGCCGGCGTTCCGCTCCGGCTCAACTGGTCGGGCACGACGCACAGCGGCACGTTCGTCGGCGGCTATCGCTGGAAACTGGACGGGGACGTCTCGGACCAGACTCCGCGCTCCGACGAGGCGCTCGACGTCGGGCACTGGAGCCGCTGGTCGCCGCTCACCACGGAATGCGTCCTGCCGCCGATCGTCCCGCCGCAGGGCCAGAGCAGCGAGACCCACTTCTTCTACCTGCAGGCGCGCGACAACGAAGGCCAGATGAGCATGGCGGTCCTGCGTTTCGACGCCATCCGGGCCACCTTCGACAAGGGCCTGCTGATCGTGGACGACACGCGCTTCAAGCTCGACACGCGCCTCGCCAACGGCAACCTCGCCGCCCCGAGCGGCGCGTGGCCGACCGCGGCGGAGTTCGACACCTTCCTGTGCGCGGTCGGCGGCGTGCCCTGGCGCGGCTACGCCGCGGGCACGCTCAGTCCGCCGGGACTTTTCGCGGGCTACGATTTCGACACGCTCGGCACGCGCTTCCTGCCGGGAGGGCAGCTGCCGCTGGGCCTGCTCAGCCGCTACCGCCAGATCATCTGGATCGTGGACGGCAGGAGCGCGACCTACCTGAACCCCGTGGACTACCCGCGCGATCCGATGCCCGTGCTGCACGCCGTGTCGTACCCGGGCAAGTCGAACCCGCTCACGGTCTGGGTCGCGCAGGGCGGGCAGGGCTGGCTGATGGGCGGCGGCGCCGCGATGTGCCTGCAGAAGGAATGGGAAAAGTACGGCACCAGCGCGTTGACCTTCTCGAGCGCCGACAGCGAGCTCGTCCAGGGCCGGTTCATGTTCGACATCCCGCACTGGCGCAGCGAGATCCTGACCGGGCTCGGCCGCCAGGCCGCACGCTCGACGGCCGGGCGTTACCCGTGGCCGGGAATGCCCGACTACTCCGCGCTGCCCGCGACGCTGTCGGAGAAGACCGCGGCCACCGATCCGATCGCGACCTACGCGCCCGGCCGGCTGCTGCCCAACGACTACTACCAGAGCGTCTTCAACGCCGAGGTGCTGAGCAAGGCCAACACGATCGTGCAGGACAGCGACCCGGACCCGAACTTCCAGCTCATGACGCCGGTGCTCGACACGCTGTACGCGACGTCGGGCGGCGCCGTCGGCTCGGGCAGACCGATCATGACCCTGTACCACGGCAACGAAAACACGCCGTTCGTGTTCTCGGGATTCCCGCTCTGGTACTTCCAGCGCACGCAGTCCATCGGCGTTCTCGATTTCGTCCTGCAGCGCCTGTGGGGCGTGCCGCGCCGCCCGGCGCCGCGCTGACGCCGCAACGCCGGGTGCCGGCGCCGCGGCGGCGGCGCCGACCTCAGCGCAGTCGTGCGATGCGGCGCGTGAGCATCGCGCCCGGCGCGGTGAGCCGCGCGAAGTAAAGCCCCGGCGCCACGGCGCCGCCCTGCGGTCCGGAGCCGTCCCAGCGAACGGCGTGAGCGCCCGCGCCCTGCCCGCCTTCGGCCAGCACGCGCACGAGGCGGCCGGCGCAGTCGAGCACCTCGAGCCGCACGCGCGCCGGCGAGGCGA harbors:
- a CDS encoding RNA polymerase sigma factor, yielding MAITTTLEQAAAAAPAAEDPVPAPDAGEHALIARARAGESAAFRELVERHQGRALALARRLLRDEAEAEECAQDAFLRAWSALPGFRAESSFGTWLHRIVHRRALDRLDSLRTRRRHESAAPSWPEEGARPAATGAASDERVRRLVDALPHTQRAAVTLFYFEDRSVREAARVLGMHENTVKTHLHRARASLRAAWAREEEKSR
- a CDS encoding thioredoxin domain-containing protein gives rise to the protein MSAPNRLALEKSPYLLQHAHNPVDWYPWGEEAFARARAEDRPIFLSIGYATCHWCHVMERESFEDPEVAAALNAHFVCIKVDREERPDVDRVYMTAMQAAGMGGGWPLNVFLTPQLEPFYGGTYFPPRAVDSRPGMLELLPRVHEAWTNERAALVQQGSRVLAAVESLARAGGEAAAYDELARQCAAALERSFDKANGGFGGRPKFPSTVNLAFLLRWWARAPHERGNALDMVRAQLDAMRAGGLHDHLGGGFHRYSVDERWLVPHFEKMLYDQALIADAYLDAFHACGETAYADTARGVFRYLARDLTGPGGEFHSAEDADSEGEEGRFYVWTPAQLAGVLGGEEARLFALRYGVTPQGNFEHGASVLHEAHALDELARRLGTDAAGLGARLARARAALLSARELRPRPLRDDKVVTAWNGLAIASCARGARVLGEPALAKAAARAATFVWERLRDPAGGALRRRWREGEAAGEGQLDDYAFLARGMLELYRATFEPLWLERAVALTEAQIERFWDEHDGAFFESPAGDASVRVRMKDGFDGAEMAGNSVAAGNLVRLSALGERRDWRLKSRRLLDYYSRRLSGNAWAMPQMLVAMDLAAHPSRHVVVAGEPSPGRDALLAAARARFRPFDDLLVVDDASRERLSRLAPFAATLAPKDGRATGYVCVDRACRLPVTEPEAFAAQLDEVAPAGA
- a CDS encoding thioredoxin fold domain-containing protein, with amino-acid sequence MKRLLWALLAVALGLAPLAHAQQAPAPAGGGDAGAQAGGEEPGDSGPAIPAAGTLVRASATPVTLGPGGTATTTVTLTVLPGWHINANPPALDYNIPTRVFVRAGFGVSAGSPTYPAPKKAKFAFEDSELWVWDGETKVTIPLTASAAPGNGVHLLSGRVSYQGCNDQVCLAPANVPFTVAVTVTGGADGAFDSTGRPLDRPAGSDSAAAGAAPAPQAGTGFFTERPAGAGAATAPAGGAVQKRLSDALAGGGLAWFLALFVGGLLLNLTPCVFPMLGITVSIFGARRKEALPKVLRNAVVYVLGICVTYSALGAVAAATGGLFGAALQNTWVLVGLGLVLVALSLSMFGFYEMSPPTWVLDRAGGANTSTLAGLFLSGLLVGIVAAPCVGPFVVALLAILAQRADVGFGLGSMFTLSLGLGFPYLFLATFSGSLQSLPRAGEWMEWVKKLFGVVLATLGLNYVLLGLAPKLAPYLLPAALVLGGLYLGFMEKSANVRRGFRLLKNVCGGLAVLAGVWLTLQVTTAASRSIPFRPYDEQAVQASLAGGRRVLLDFSADWCVPCHELELQTFPDPNVVAAARPFDAYKVDLTNDDSPETIAFRKRYAVRGVPTIVFLAPDGSEVGDTRVEGFVNAPEFVKRLRAAGGGAKD
- a CDS encoding aspartyl protease family protein; translation: MPRSFAPRAAAASAALVVAIATGPFAPAARAEISPEAARVVARYLEVTGGAAAAAAEQTTYTHARVQAFGFTGFVETWSARPDRHFSRTELGPFKLSEGSEGGASWRTDPTTGRVVSLADRDLLESRVATWFELERWSEPDQGGGRVSVAGRERDTLGACTVLAIEAPGAAELKPRKLWFSDSTGLLVRMEAPHDQSWVTTDFADWRRAAGRLRPFVSVTGVSSMPANRMRAVVDSVTTNVSVAGVAFALPDSGGGNAITWLGKPGRATLPFDYTARHVWLRASINGGPEQDFLFDTGASVTVLDSTFAATHGIATEGRMQAAGAGASGSAAFAKIASLAVRGPDGDGVELHDLRVAVLSVNPMFAPYFWRDIAGIVGYDFISRFVVTLDYDRDVLVLNDPKTFHFAGSEAPLPMVMNGVVPALRGTLDGRYEGLFRLDVGSSSTVDLHSPFAKKHGLEKRLRDARTVTGAGFGGHFTSSLGRAREMAFGPYHWADPMVSISHATEGAFASEEFAGNVGNRILERFRVTLDYDGRRVWLEPGARYRERDSFTRAGVLLVRDGGRVLARSVLAGSPAARAGLREGDEVTAVDGRAMDDWKLRDLENLFERGENGRKVTLAVRRDGGTEALTLTLREMLR